CGCAATGATTCTTCAATAAACGCTGGTATATCTTCTGGTTGTCTACTTGTGACTAGCTGGTTTTGGCATACGACAACCTCTGTGTCATGAAAGTTTCCGCCGGCGTTTTTTAAATCGACTTCAATAGATTTATATCCAGTGACATCACGTCCTTCAAGTGTTTGTGCAGTGATGAGTAGCTGAGGTCCGTGACAAATAGCGAAAACAGGTTTTTTTGCATCCATAAATGCTTTACTAAAGCGAACGAAACGCTCATCTGCACGAAGTATATCTGGAGAAAATCCGCCGGGTATGAAGAGTGCATCAAAGTTTTCTGGAGAAACACCATCAATATTTTTATCAATTACGACTTCGCTTTTTTCTTGTTTACCGTGTACCGTTTTACCTTTTTCCAATTCAATAGTTGTTAATTCATATCCCTTCTGTTTAAAAGCCTCTACTGGCTCTGTGTATTCTGTGTCCTCGAAATAATCCGTTATTAAAATAGCAATTTTTTTACTCATTCTAATCCGCTCCTTACATTATATTATCGGTTCCAGAATCGTCCTTGGGAAATGCCTTCTATAAATGACTCAATTGAAGTGTTTGTTAAGTTGTAAACTCCTGCTCCATCCAGTTTCACCTTACTATGGTCTAAAGCATGAGGGTCACTAAGGACATGAGCTATCGGTTTAAAATGTTTAAAAGTAGTTTCTGCAAATTCTAAAACAGGGGGTTGAATGACAGATTTACTACTAAACACTAATACTGCATCAAAAAGTGAGGAGTCTGCTGTTGTATAAGTATCCGTTACTTTAATGGAATTATTGAAATGATAAATTTTATTATCTATGATGCTATAGTTAATTCGATGCTGTGCAAAAGCTTGAATCCATTCGGACAGAAGAGAGATGCTTGGGTCACCATTTAATAGAATTGCAACATTTTTGGAATCAGCTTTAAAAATAGTATTGGACATGCTGAGTGCAGGTGATTTTGCATCTGAATTTACTTCGTGATTTTCCTTAGGTAAAGGAGCTCCAATAATGTTAGCGACTTCTTGTGCTAATTGACGATCGACGTGGTTTAAAAGAGCAATTACATTTGCCTTCACCATGTCTGATTGGCACTTCCCAACTTCAAAGCAAAAAGCTTCTTTTATATGTTGCTTTTCAATAGGGCTCATACTATTATAGAAAAGTTTAGCCTGAGAATAAAAGTTAAGGAAGCTTTTACTGCGCCCTCTAATTTTATGTCCATCAATCTTTTCTTGATAATGCTCATATCCTCCTTGTTCTGCTTGGACTGTTGCTGGTTGATTATTATTTAAGCCATTAGGATGATAGCTTGTTTGACCACGATG
This genomic interval from Bacillus thuringiensis contains the following:
- a CDS encoding type 1 glutamine amidotransferase domain-containing protein, yielding MSKKIAILITDYFEDTEYTEPVEAFKQKGYELTTIELEKGKTVHGKQEKSEVVIDKNIDGVSPENFDALFIPGGFSPDILRADERFVRFSKAFMDAKKPVFAICHGPQLLITAQTLEGRDVTGYKSIEVDLKNAGGNFHDTEVVVCQNQLVTSRQPEDIPAFIEESLRILG